Proteins from one Coffea arabica cultivar ET-39 chromosome 8c, Coffea Arabica ET-39 HiFi, whole genome shotgun sequence genomic window:
- the LOC113706012 gene encoding uncharacterized protein, producing the protein MWRIFAFDLSVINPAVIVLHLHLQDYQPLSFHEDRPLQDVIEDERLHRTMLTEFFAMNRTNKQAEDLNLLYKEFPQYFVWDEDNRIWYARKRGQVIGRVTTAHPIEGERYYLRMLLMHVRRPKSFTDLKTVNGFIACSFKRAAEIRGLLQIDNGAEQCLSEAALYKMPSSLRQLFAVILIYCPPSNPKNLWDKFYDYLLEDIANQSFLSEEQTKAKVLHLIDEYLQIMGKNIADFGFSQLTSTMPFAAITKEIEAEYTIPISEEDLAASSILNHAQRGTFNKIMQKVDANVPAAFFIDGPGGTGKSFLYKALLATVRSRGHIALATATSGAAASILPGGRTAHSRFKIPLQQEINSTCNISKQSAIGKLIQLARLIIWDEAAMAKKYAIESFDRLLKDLLNSDSIFGGKVIVFGGDFRQTLPVVRKGQREDYISASLVNSYLWPHLEKIRLTENMRARSDPSFSDFLLKIGDGTEPTILDNKIKFPSSMLIPFIDDTTSLNLLINTVYPSLFEFLTSSSAVTNRAILSTTNETVQEVNQILIQRFPGQETRYISFDQTLDPTKQVDHGDFLNSIQPPGLPPHELILKPMCPVILLRNLNPAQGLCNGTRLICLNFDKNVIHAEISVGIHIGKHVFIPRIPLHSSNDESYPIPFKRTQFPISLCFAMTINKSQGQTLDFVGIYLKEPVFSHGQLYVALSRAKTSANVKILLRPVTVHSTESSYTRNIVYHEILAAAADT; encoded by the coding sequence ATGTGGAGAATCTTCGCTTTCGATCTCAGTGTCATTAATCCAGCTGTTATTGTTCTCCATTTACATCTACAAGATTATCAGCCACTGTCCTTCCATGAAGATAGACCATTGCAAGATGTGATTGAAGATGAAAGACTTCACCGAACAATGCTTACAGAATTCTTTGCTATGAATCGAACAAATAAGCAAGCTGAAGATCTCAATTTATTATATAAGGAGTTTCCTCAATATTTTGTCTGGGATGAAGATAATAGAATCTGGTATGCTCGAAAACGTGGACAAGTCATTGGACGTGTGACCACAGCGCATCCAATAGAAGGCGAGAGATATTATCTTAGAATGCTGCTGATGCATGTTCGAAGACCAAAATCCTTTACTGACCTCAAAACAGTAAATGGATTCATTGCTTGTTCATTCAAAAGAGCTGCAGAAATTCGAGGATTATTACAGATTGACAATGGAGCGGAGCAATGTCTATCAGAAGCCGCGCTATACAAGATGCCATCATCTCTCAGGCAACTGTTTGCTGTTATTTTGATATATTGTCCACCGAGCAATCCAAAAAACCTTTGGGACAAATTTTATGACTACCTATTAGAAGACATAGCAAATCAGTCATTCCTATCAGAAGAACAAACAAAAGCAAAGGTTCTTCATCTTATTGATGAATATTTACAAATAATGGGAAAGAATATAGCAGATTTTGGCTTCTCACAATTAACTTCAACAATGCCTTTCGCTGCTatcacaaaagaaattgaaGCAGAATACACAATTCCTATTTCTGAAGAAGATTTAGCAGCTTCATCGATACTCAATCATGCTCAAAGAGGTACATTTAACAAAATAATGCAAAAAGTCGATGCCAATGTTCCAGCTGCATTCTTCATTGACGGACCTGGAGGCACTGGGAAGTCCTTTTTATATAAGGCTTTGCTTGCAACTGTTAGATCAAGGGGACATATTGCCTTGGCAACAGCAACATCTGGAGCTGCAGCATCAATTCTTCCTGGAGGTCGGACTGCCCATTCTCGTTTTAAGATACCTCTTCAGCAAGAAATTAACAGCACCTGCAACATTTCCAAACAAAGTGCCATCGGTAAATTAATTCAACTTGCACGGCTAATAATCTGGGATGAAGCAGCAATGGCCAAAAAATATGCCATTGAATCCTTTGACAGATTATTGAAAGATTTGCTCAATTCTGACTCTATCTTTGGTGGAAAAGTAATTGTTTTTGGTGGAGACTTTCGGCAAACTTTGCCGGTGGTTAGAAAAGGGCAACGAGAAGATTACATCTCTGCATCCCTTGTCAATTCTTACCTGTGGCCTCATCTGGAAAAGATCCGACTCACTGAAAATATGAGAGCACGGTCAGATCCCtcattttctgatttcttgTTGAAAATAGGAGATGGAACAGAGCCAACTATCCTAGATAACAAAATCAAGTTTCCATCTTCAATGCTTATACCTTTTATTGATGATACAACCTCATTAAACCTTCTAATAAATACTGTGTATCCATCCTTGTTTGAGTTTTTAACCAGCAGCTCTGCAGTTACTAACAGAGCTATTTTGAGTACAACAAATGAGACTGTTCAAGAAGTCAATCAAATTTTGATTCAAAGATTTCCAGGACAAGAAACCAGATACATCAGTTTTGATCAAACGCTTGATCCAACAAAACAAGTTGATCATGGAGATTTCTTAAATTCCATTCAGCCTCCTGGATTGCCCCCACATGAACTAATTTTGAAACCAATGTGCCCAGTAATCCTTCTTAGAAATCTTAACCCTGCACAAGGTTTATGCAATGGAACACGTCTCATTTGTTTAAATTTTGATAAGAATGTAATACATGCTGAAATTTCAGTTGGTATTCATATTGGCAAGCATGTTTTCATTCCTCGTATTCCATTGCACAGTTCGAATGATGAATCTTATCCAATACCCTTCAAACGAACTCAGTTTCCAATTTCATTATGCTTTGCTATGACAATCAACAAGTCACAGGGACAAACACTTGATTTTGTTGGAATATACTTAAAGGAACCTGTGTTTTCACATGGACAATTATATGTTGCATTGTCTAGAGCAAAAACCTCAGCAAATGTGAAGATCTTGCTAAGACCCGTTACTGTCCATTCTACAGAAAGCAGTTATACTCGAAATATTGTTTATCATGAAATCCTAGCTGCTGCTGCTGATACTTGA
- the LOC140013831 gene encoding replication protein A 70 kDa DNA-binding subunit B-like: protein MDDRCTPISDLTEKSQDGMIKIIVIEKSNIFPAKDQGSLFQRFMFTNEKNETIQAIAFNRDVSHADNKLQLYHAYYIGNAGISPITDARNQAGSLPYQLTVTKATFIKAATNAKEIQFEDHFPITSFWQLDKYKNSDVDRFNILCAIIQGFPETIIPTARGPRTIRRFVAVNPECRPMIFTMWEPFVYIEGIQLMNMIHTHPVILIIRPKITAFHAIDITTRPNTTIVLDPPLQQAATMKIWIDENRSYIHKVINEKLYEKDKQQPVAPLQTQIRPISQIISSTPQMKHFWIKGMPLIVNLNQRFFSPTCPTCNKSTGALMDVEFDCNFCDSKNKIPRPKAKVQLNITDDTGFLSITAEDKHAETLLGFTGLEIYERYLKQDPIPIQRINEELQRQTLLCEVRSYWPPQRQYMPLYFLTAFIPEESAGETLSDQLAQTTPPTLLTGPTSALSNTAEETVSDTNVTEIPASSTSLLAEMSSSVKRNLEPDFSQLTKHQKLD from the exons ATGGACGACAGATGCACACCAATTAGTGATCTAACAGAAAAATCTCAGGATGGGATGATCAAGATCattgtgattgaaaaatcaaatataTTCCCTGCAAAAGACCAAGGCTCTTTGTTCCAGCGTTTCATGTTTACAAATGAAAAG AATGAAACAATTCAAGCCATTGCATTCAATAGAGATGTGAGCCATGCAGACAACAAGCTTCAATTATATCATGCATATTATATTGGCAATGCCGGTATATCCCCCATAACAGATGCAAGAAATCAAGCTGGATCCCTGCCATATCAACTCACAGTAACAAAGGCCACCTTCATTAAAGCAGCAACCAACGCAAAAGAAATACAATTTGAAGATCATTTCCCCATTACTTCATTCTGGCAGCTTGACAAATACAAAAATAGTGATGTTGATAGATTTA ATATCCTCTGCGCTATTATACAAGGATTCCCAGAAACAATCATACCAACTGCTAGAGGACCTCGAACAATTCGGAGATTTGTTGCTGTAAACCCAGA ATGCAGACCAATGATTTTCACCATGTGGGAGCCATTCGTCTATATTGAAGGAATTCAACTGATGAACATGATTCACACACATCCAGTGATACTGATTATCAGGCCAAAGATCACAGCATTTCATG CAATTGATATCACCACAAGACCGAATACTACCATAGTTCTTGATCCCCCACTTCAGCAAGCAGCCACAATGAAAATCTG GATCGATGAGAACAGATCATACATTCACAAAGTCATCAACGAGAAATTATATGAAAAGGACAAGCAGCAGCCAGTTGCACCACTTCAAACCCAAATACGGCCAATCTCACAGATCATTTCTTCCACACCACAG ATGAAACATTTCTGGATCAAGGGAATGCCATTAATAGTGAATCTCAACCAACGCTTTTTCTCTCCTACTTGTCCTACTTGCAACAAGTCTACTGGCGCTTTGATGGATGTGGAATTTGATTGTAACTTTTGTGATTCCAAAAACAAAATTCCAAGACCAAA AGCCAAAGTCCAACTCAATATCACGGATGATACTGGTTTCCTATCAATCACAGCAGAGGACAAGCATGCAGAAACATTACTTGGATTCACTGGTTTAGAAATCTACGAAAGATACCTTAAG CAAGATCCAATTCCCATTCAGCGCATCAATGAAGAATTACAGAGGCAAACACTACTTTGCGAAGTCAGATCATACTGGCCACCTCAGAGACAATACATGCCACTCTACTTTTTAACAGCATTCATCCCAGAAGAATCAGCAGGTGAAACTCTCTCTGATCAGCTCGCTCAGACCACGCCACCAACACTGCTAACAGGACCAACATCTGCACTTAGCAATACAGCCGAGGAAACTGTTTCAGACACAAATGTCACTGAAATACCTGCCTCTTCAACCTCACTCTTAGCAGAAATGTCATCATCCGTCAAGCGCAATCTTGAGCCAGATTTCTCTCAACTCACAAAACATCAAAAACTAGACTAA